The genomic window CTAAATAAAATTTGTTCAAAACATTGTCAGGATCGCGCCTGACAATGTTTTGATAAAAACTGATAATCTTTGCCGGTTGCCCCATTTCAAGGTAAAGGTCTTCAATTCGAAAGAGGAGAATATGATTTCCGTTTAAAAGAAAGGCTTTTTCCCAAAATTCTCCCGCTTCCTCGATTTTGTCCTCGTTAATTAAAACCTCTCCCAGGCCAATGTAAGCCGGTAAAAAGTTTTTATCAAGTTTGAAAGCGCTTTTAAAATATTTTTTTGCCTGATCCAGGTCTCCGTTTTCAAGAAAGTTTTTACCGACCTCATATTTGAGGCCGAGAAATAGCTCCTGGCTTTCTTTGATTCCCTGGGGAGAATAAATAAAATTGTTTTTTATGATTTTTTCCTGAATATGATGAGCCTCTTCCCAGCGTCCCAGCAAAATTAAAATGTCCCGTAACTTATTCAGGGCATTCAGATCAGTTTCTTCAATGGCCAGGGCCTCTTTGAGCGATTGGATGGCCTCCTCATATCGGCCGGCTTCCTCATAGTCTTTAGCGAGGGCATAAAGAATCTCCCTGTTTTTTTCGTCTGAACTTTTTGCCTTTTTGTGAAGACGGATGGCCTCGCTGAAGTTTTTTTCAATTCGATAACCGTTTCCAAGACAAAGAAGCGAGTCGGTATGATTGGGTTTTAAAACCAGGATTTTTTGGAACAGGCCAATGGCTTGTTTGTTTTTCTTGGAGAGAAACGTATTGACCGCCTCGGTGTACATTTCCTGAATTTTCGATTCTTTTTTCTGCTGGCGGGAAAATTTCCAGTTTAAAAATAAATTTTTCGTTTCGCGGATGCCGGCCGAAAAAATGACAAAAAGCCCTCCAAACGCGATAGAAAACAGCACCAATCCGGCCACAGAAATGTCTATCGATGTGTTTTGGGATAAATGAAGGGTCAGATGAGAAGGATTGACAAAATCAATATAAGCCAAACCAAGCATCAAGAAGACAAAAATGACGATAAAAAGACGCATGAATTCCTTCTCTACCTTCAGGCTATTTTAACATAGCTTTTTTAATGTGAAGCACTCTTTCTTCAAGATCGATTTTGGGTGAGTCTCCCCACAGCCCGTCTAAATTGTAGAAGTCGCGGGCGTCCTTTCTGAAGAGGTGAATGATCACATCTCCATAATCCATAAGGATCCAGTGAGAGACCTTTTCACCTTCAATGCCGGGCGGGTGAAACCCCTCTTTCCCAAGTTGTTTTTCAATTTCTTCGGCAATTGCGTTCAGTTGGGTTTGAGAATCTGCAGTACAGATAACGAAATAGTCGGCGATGAAAGTGACTTTTTTAACCGCGTAAATCACCACCTCTTCGGCTTTTTTATTAAGCGCAGACCTTGCTGAAAGTAAAGCCTTTTCTTTGGTCGATATCGTTATGGCCGTTATGACAAATCCTTTACCTTTGATTAAAAAATCTTTTTTTTAATTATAAAAGATTTTACGTGTTCGGGCAAGAGATTATTTCCTAACCGACCGGTGAGCTTAAGCGTTTGTCTGATCTCTGAGGAGGAAATGGGCCTGGGGTTGATATGGAGGAGAATCAGGGTCGGAAATTCATTTAAATGGACGTCGAGCCGGTTGATCCGTTGGTCGTCAAGCCGGGCGAGATTTTCAACAGAAGATCCCTTAAAAAAAGGGAGCCGGACCAGGTGAGCAAATTGGTAACCCGGTCTTGAAACAACGATGAAATGCACCGTTTGAAGGAGAAAGGGCGAATCTTTCCAGGATTCAATTTCCATAAAGGCATCCAATCCGATAATAAAAAAAAACTCATTTAACGGATGGCTTTTTTTTAACGCTCTAACCGTATCGATCGAATAGGATTTTTCGGCTCGTTTGATTTCAAAATCTGAAATTTTAAAAAAAGGGTAGTCTGAAATTGCCATTTCAACCATTTTAAACCGATCGGCGGGAGAGGCTAAATCTTCATCGATTTTATGAGGCGGGATGCCGGCAGGAATAAATAAAATTTCATCAAGGCCCGTTTTTGAACGGACTTCTAAAGCAAGATGAAGATGTCCCAGATGAATGGGATTAAAGGTCCCTCCCAAAATGCCGATCTTCATTTAAAAACCTTTATCAACAGCCAAGATTCATTCTCTGATTTGGCCTGTACCAAGGACAACAAACTTCATGGAGGTCAACTCTTTTAACCCCATCGGTCCCCTGGCGTGAATTCGGGTGGTGCTGATGCCTATTTCCGCACCCAGGCCAAATTGATACCCGTCATTTAGCCGGGTCGAGGCGTTAATTAAAACGGCCGAGGCATCAACTTCGTTTAGAAAGCGAAGTCCTTTTGAATAGTTTTCCGTAATGATCGATTCGGTATGGCGCGAACCATATTTTTCAATATGGTTTATGGCTTCTTCCATCGTTTGAACGACCCTTATAGAGAGCGTGAGGTCCAGATATTCCGTATGATAATCTGATTCGGCAGCCGGTTTTACAAATTTTCCGTATTTTTGGGTTTCAGCGCATCCTCTTAATTCCACCCCCCGTTGGTTGAGTTTTTCCAGCAAATCTGGAAAAATCAAAGGGGCGATTTTTTGATGAACCAGCAGCGTTTCCATAGCGTTACAGGTCCCGGGCCGTTGAACTTTAGCGTTGATGGCGATTTTTTTGGCCATTTCCAAATCGGCCGCCTCATCAATATAAACATGGCATAACCCTTTGTCGTGCTTAATGACCGGAATCCGGGAGTTTTCTGTGACCGCTTTAATTAAAGCCTCTCCTCCCCGGGGAATGACCAGGTCGACATAAGCGTCCAATTTTAACAAGTCCGTGGTGACCGACCGGTCAGTTCGATTGATAAAGGTTACAGCCCCCTCAGCGACGCCAAACATTTTCAACGCTTCTGAAAAAAGGTCAACCAGCTTCTCGTTGGAATGAAGCGCTTCGGAGCCCCCTTTTAAGATCACTCCGTTTCCCGATTTTAAACAGAGGCTTGCGGAATCTACCGTAACGTTGGGCCTCGACTCGTAAATAATAGCGATGACGCCAATCGGCACTCTCATCCGTCCCACCTGCATGCCGTTCGGCCGTTTTTCCAGTTGAAGAACTTCACCCACGGGGTCGGGAAGGGCTGCAACCTCCCTCAATCCGGCGGCCATTTCTTCAATTCTTTTTTTGTTTAAGGTTAACCGTTCAATTTTCGCAGGCTCGAGCTTTTGAACCCGGGCATTGTTCAGATCTTTTTGATTTTCTTTAAGAATCTCTTTCTCATGCTTCAAGAGTAGATCGGCCATGGTTAAAAGGACATTGTTTTTTACGTTTGTGCTTAAAATGGCCACTTCCCTGGCGGCATTTTTCGCTTTTTGGCAAAGCGCTTGGAGATAGGCTTGATTTGTCATTTATTACTCTCCATTGTTCCCACGCCCCACACTCGCCCCGGCAAAGCCGGTGGTTCGCTTTCCAGCGAGCAAAGCGAGCGAGAGGGGGAGGCTCAATCCGGCTTTGCCGGTTGAGGGGGCGACGCAAGCCCCTATTATAGTATGACGAGGTTGTTTCGGTGAATAACCTCGTCAGAGAATTTATAGCCTAACACTTTTTCAATTTGGGTTGTTTTAATTCCTTTAATTTGATTAATTTCAGGGGTCGGGTAATTCACCAGTCCTTTGGCAATTTCCTTTCCATTTGGATCAATGCAGGTTACGGCATCGCCTGCCATAAAAATTCCTTTCACTGAAGTAATTCCTGAGGGAAGAAGGCTCTTCCCTTTTTGTACGAGGGCGGTTGCCGCGCCTTCATCCAGATAAAGCTCCCCCTTTGATCGGATTGAAAAAGCAATCCAATGTTTCCGGCTGTTGAGTTTTTCTCCTTTGACCCGAAAAAGGGTTCCTACAGCTTCACCGCCAAAAGCGAGAGAAAGGATGCCGGGATGGGTTCCATTTAAAAGAAGGGTAGGGACGCCATACGCCCCCACTTTTTTTGCCGCCTCTATTTTTGAACGCATTCCGCCGGTACCTTCCAGCGTTCCGCTTCCTAAGGCGCTTTTTTCAATTTTCTCAGAGATTTCATCAACTTCAGAAAGTAGTTCAGCGTGGGGGTTTGTTCGGGGATCCGCTGTAAAGAGGCCGTCAACATCCGTCAGAATAATCAAAAGCTGTCCGTCAATCAGATTAGTCACCAGAGCGGCCAGGTGGTCATTGTCTCCGAATTTAATTTCATCGATTGAAACCGTATCATTTTCGTTAACGATCGGGATGACCTTATGGTCAAAAAGGGTGAAAAAGGTGTTCCGGGAATTTAAAAAACGTTTTCGGTCGGCCAGGTCTTCTCCGGTAAGTAAAATCTGGGCCACATGAAGGTTATGTTCTTTAAAGGTTTTTTCGTACAGCCACATCAATTGACTCTGCCCTACGGCGGCGGCGGCCTGTTTTAAAGGGATTGTTTTCGGCCGTTCTTTTAAACCAAGTTTTTCCATTCCCGCCAAAATGGCGCCGGACGAAACCAGGACAATCTCGAATCCCTTTTCTTTAAGATGGAAGATTTCATTTGCCAGGCGCTCAATTCTCGATTTGTTCAAGCCGGCCCCTTTAGACGCGATAATCCGGCTGCCGATCTTAATGACCACCCGTTTTACATTTTTAAATACATCTGTCCGTCTGTTCATTTTAAACAAGTCATTTTTCAGGTTTAAGTGGATTGGCTTTCCAGCAGTTCAGGACGCCGGATTTGATCAACTTTGCTTCCAAGGGATTTAATCAGAGGTTCCAGGCCGGTATGAGCCGCCGCGGAGAACGCAAAGAAATCGTATTGATGGGTTTTACAAAACTTTTGTAGTTTTTTTAGCTTTTCACCAGACCCCTGAATATCAACTTTGGAGGCTCCCACAACGAATGGTTTCAAACTTAAATCTTTGTGATAGAGGTCAAGCTCGTTTCGAATGGTCTTAAAGCTCTGAACCGGATCGTCATCGTTCATTTCAGAGATATCGATCAGATGGAGCAAAAGAGAGGTCCTTTCTACGTGCCGGAGAAATTGAAATCCGAGTCCCTTCCCTTCGTGAGCGCCTTCAATTAACCCGGGGATGTCCGCCACGACAAAGCTTTTACGATTCCCCCACGAAACCACCCCTAATTGCGGGGTAAGGGTGGTGAAAGGGTAATCTGCGATTCTGGGATGGGCAGAAGAAACAGCGGAAATAAAAGTTGATTTACCCGCATTCGGAAAGCCAACCAGGCCGACATCTGCCAGAAGCTTAAGCTCCAGCAAAAGCGTTTTTTCTTCACCCGGTTCTCCAGGTTCCGCGCGGGTGGGCGCCTGATGCGTCGGCGTTGCAAAATGGGCATTTCCCCGCCCCCCTCGCCCCCCTTTGGCGGCCAAAAAAGTTTCTCCCGGGACCACTAAATCGGCCAGTATTTCACCGGTATCAAAATCTTTTACCGTTGTTCCGACAGGAACCTGGATCATGACATCCGGAGAATTCTTGCCATACATTTTTTTCCCCTGACCATGTTCCGCGTGTTTTATGAAATAGTTTTGCTGGTACCTCAGGTCGATTAAGGTATTTAGATGGGGAGAAGCCGCCAGGACAAGACTTCCCCCTTTCCCTCCATCTCCTCCATCCGGGCCTCCCCGCGGAACAAATTTTTCACGCCGGAAGCTGGTACAGCCGTTTCCTCCATCTCCCGCTTTTAAATAAATTTTAACTTGATCAATAAATTGCATATGCGCCAGTTTATCATTAAAAGAAAGGTCTC from Nitrospirota bacterium includes these protein-coding regions:
- a CDS encoding tetratricopeptide repeat protein; translation: MRLFIVIFVFLMLGLAYIDFVNPSHLTLHLSQNTSIDISVAGLVLFSIAFGGLFVIFSAGIRETKNLFLNWKFSRQQKKESKIQEMYTEAVNTFLSKKNKQAIGLFQKILVLKPNHTDSLLCLGNGYRIEKNFSEAIRLHKKAKSSDEKNREILYALAKDYEEAGRYEEAIQSLKEALAIEETDLNALNKLRDILILLGRWEEAHHIQEKIIKNNFIYSPQGIKESQELFLGLKYEVGKNFLENGDLDQAKKYFKSAFKLDKNFLPAYIGLGEVLINEDKIEEAGEFWEKAFLLNGNHILLFRIEDLYLEMGQPAKIISFYQNIVRRDPDNVLNKFYLGKLYYRLEMIDDAYNLLVLIENHEGRFPDLHKLLGLIYSRKGNLRQAVEAFKRALHLKESVKVPYYCPVCDYHTHDWSGRCHRCGHWNSYTASPILEETTYSGNPLIEVKS
- the rsfS gene encoding ribosome silencing factor, yielding MIYAVKKVTFIADYFVICTADSQTQLNAIAEEIEKQLGKEGFHPPGIEGEKVSHWILMDYGDVIIHLFRKDARDFYNLDGLWGDSPKIDLEERVLHIKKAMLK
- the nadD gene encoding nicotinate (nicotinamide) nucleotide adenylyltransferase, with the translated sequence MKIGILGGTFNPIHLGHLHLALEVRSKTGLDEILFIPAGIPPHKIDEDLASPADRFKMVEMAISDYPFFKISDFEIKRAEKSYSIDTVRALKKSHPLNEFFFIIGLDAFMEIESWKDSPFLLQTVHFIVVSRPGYQFAHLVRLPFFKGSSVENLARLDDQRINRLDVHLNEFPTLILLHINPRPISSSEIRQTLKLTGRLGNNLLPEHVKSFIIKKKIF
- a CDS encoding glutamate-5-semialdehyde dehydrogenase, producing MTNQAYLQALCQKAKNAAREVAILSTNVKNNVLLTMADLLLKHEKEILKENQKDLNNARVQKLEPAKIERLTLNKKRIEEMAAGLREVAALPDPVGEVLQLEKRPNGMQVGRMRVPIGVIAIIYESRPNVTVDSASLCLKSGNGVILKGGSEALHSNEKLVDLFSEALKMFGVAEGAVTFINRTDRSVTTDLLKLDAYVDLVIPRGGEALIKAVTENSRIPVIKHDKGLCHVYIDEAADLEMAKKIAINAKVQRPGTCNAMETLLVHQKIAPLIFPDLLEKLNQRGVELRGCAETQKYGKFVKPAAESDYHTEYLDLTLSIRVVQTMEEAINHIEKYGSRHTESIITENYSKGLRFLNEVDASAVLINASTRLNDGYQFGLGAEIGISTTRIHARGPMGLKELTSMKFVVLGTGQIRE
- the proB gene encoding glutamate 5-kinase, encoding MNRRTDVFKNVKRVVIKIGSRIIASKGAGLNKSRIERLANEIFHLKEKGFEIVLVSSGAILAGMEKLGLKERPKTIPLKQAAAAVGQSQLMWLYEKTFKEHNLHVAQILLTGEDLADRKRFLNSRNTFFTLFDHKVIPIVNENDTVSIDEIKFGDNDHLAALVTNLIDGQLLIILTDVDGLFTADPRTNPHAELLSEVDEISEKIEKSALGSGTLEGTGGMRSKIEAAKKVGAYGVPTLLLNGTHPGILSLAFGGEAVGTLFRVKGEKLNSRKHWIAFSIRSKGELYLDEGAATALVQKGKSLLPSGITSVKGIFMAGDAVTCIDPNGKEIAKGLVNYPTPEINQIKGIKTTQIEKVLGYKFSDEVIHRNNLVIL
- the obgE gene encoding GTPase ObgE is translated as MQFIDQVKIYLKAGDGGNGCTSFRREKFVPRGGPDGGDGGKGGSLVLAASPHLNTLIDLRYQQNYFIKHAEHGQGKKMYGKNSPDVMIQVPVGTTVKDFDTGEILADLVVPGETFLAAKGGRGGRGNAHFATPTHQAPTRAEPGEPGEEKTLLLELKLLADVGLVGFPNAGKSTFISAVSSAHPRIADYPFTTLTPQLGVVSWGNRKSFVVADIPGLIEGAHEGKGLGFQFLRHVERTSLLLHLIDISEMNDDDPVQSFKTIRNELDLYHKDLSLKPFVVGASKVDIQGSGEKLKKLQKFCKTHQYDFFAFSAAAHTGLEPLIKSLGSKVDQIRRPELLESQST